Proteins from a genomic interval of Youhaiella tibetensis:
- a CDS encoding M20 aminoacylase family protein: MPVINRIAEFHPEIAAWRRDFHANPETQYDVVRTAGKVAELLESFGVDEVATGIGRTGVVGVIKGRKNTSGKVIGLRADMDALPINERTGKEYASQTQGKMHACGHDGHTAMLLGAAKYLAETRNFDGTVVVIFQPAEEGGAGGKAMIDDGLMDRFGIQEVFGMHNWPGIEAGTFAIRNGGIMASTDEFNIMIEGVGGHAAKPHMTIDPVATAAHIVTALQTVVARNIDPLQPAVLSVTMIQAGEAFNVIPRTARVVGTIRAHNEEVRNLAEKRLREITTNVAVAFGAKVEIGFRRGYPVTVNHEAQTAFAARAAAEVVGKDKVDTDVAPSMGGEDFSYMLLARPGAYIFVGNGDTSELHTDTYDFNDDVIPQGTSYWVKLAEMAMPAGA; the protein is encoded by the coding sequence ATGCCTGTCATCAATCGTATTGCGGAATTTCATCCTGAAATCGCCGCCTGGCGACGCGACTTCCACGCAAACCCCGAAACTCAGTACGACGTCGTCCGCACCGCCGGCAAAGTGGCCGAACTGCTGGAGTCGTTCGGCGTGGACGAAGTGGCGACCGGCATCGGGCGCACGGGCGTGGTGGGCGTGATCAAGGGCCGCAAGAATACGAGCGGGAAGGTGATCGGCCTGCGCGCCGACATGGATGCGCTGCCGATCAACGAGCGGACGGGCAAGGAATACGCCAGCCAGACGCAGGGCAAGATGCACGCCTGCGGCCATGACGGACACACCGCCATGCTGCTCGGCGCTGCCAAGTACCTGGCCGAAACCCGCAATTTCGATGGCACGGTCGTGGTGATCTTCCAGCCCGCCGAAGAGGGTGGCGCCGGCGGCAAGGCCATGATCGACGATGGCCTGATGGACCGCTTCGGGATCCAGGAAGTCTTCGGCATGCACAACTGGCCGGGGATCGAAGCCGGCACCTTCGCGATCCGCAACGGCGGCATCATGGCTTCGACCGACGAATTCAATATCATGATCGAGGGCGTGGGCGGACACGCGGCCAAGCCGCACATGACCATCGATCCGGTCGCGACCGCCGCTCACATCGTGACGGCGCTGCAAACCGTGGTCGCCCGCAATATCGACCCACTCCAGCCGGCGGTGCTTTCGGTCACGATGATCCAGGCCGGCGAGGCCTTCAACGTCATTCCGCGCACGGCCCGGGTGGTCGGCACCATTCGCGCACATAACGAAGAGGTGCGCAACCTGGCCGAAAAGCGCCTGCGCGAGATCACCACCAACGTTGCGGTCGCCTTCGGGGCCAAGGTCGAGATCGGCTTCCGGCGCGGCTATCCGGTCACGGTCAACCATGAGGCGCAGACCGCCTTTGCGGCGCGGGCGGCGGCCGAGGTCGTGGGCAAGGACAAGGTCGACACCGACGTAGCCCCCAGCATGGGTGGGGAGGATTTCTCCTACATGCTCCTGGCTCGCCCGGGCGCCTATATTTTCGTGGGCAACGGCGACACTTCCGAACTGCACACCGACACCTACGATTTCAACGACGACGTCATCCCCCAGGGCACGAGCTACTGGGTCAAGCTCGCCGAAATGGCCATGCCGGCCGGCGCCTAG